The window agacaggccttagttggtgcatgctcatctagcccctacatatgtgctgtttacagggaggtcaggttgagggggagagagaacaCATCagtggggaaaggagcacactatCACAGTGTCCCCCAGGGGATCAGTACagagccaatactgtttaacagcTTCATTAATGCcttggctgaagggacagagtgcaccctcaggaaGTCTGCAGACAATGcaaaactaggaggagtggctgatgcaccagatgtGCTGCCCAtgcaaccccatgcaccagtataggCTGGGTGCTGaccagctgaaaagcagctttgcagaaaggaacctgagggtcctggtggacagcaaggtaaacatgagccagcaatgtgcaattgtggccaagaaggccaacagcatcctgggctgcattaggcagagctttgccagcaggtcaagggaggtgatccttcccttccactcagcagtggtgaggccacacctagagtgctgggtccagctctgggctcactGCTACTAGGtcgtggacatactggagtgggTCTGATGAGGGACCACAAAAgagattaagggactggagtatctcgcatacaaggagagactgagagagctggggttgTTCAGCCttgaagagaaggctcaggggagtcTTATCCTATCAGGTATTTATATGCTTTGATAGAGTaaagacagagccaaactcttgtcagtggtgcccagtgtaGGTCGTCTTGAAGATCTACAAAACCTGACTGGgtatggccctgagcaacctgctccacttgaccctgctttgaacagggggATTGAACTAGACAATtcctagaggtcccttccaaccttgatGATTCTGTGAATTGTTAGGAGTTGGGAAAAAGATCTTTCAAAACAGGTATTTTGCATAGTGTTTCAAACTGCTTTCTCAACACTATTTCTCAGTGGTACAATTCTAGCTAATCTCTTGTCATTACAACAGCAGTACAGTCTAACTCTTCTTTAAGGGTTCAATAAGTTATTAATGAGTTTTAAAAGGTATTGAGAAACAAAGTTCAGTTGTGTTCCTACTGTGACCTTAAACTGTTGCAAGCAACAGCCCAGTTTAAAGGTACAGACCTGCTCTTTGCTTATGTTCCAGCAGTTAACAAATGCTAGCTTCAGTGTTCCTGCAGCTTTGCAGGGAGGCTGGATCGGGAATTGTTCCACTTAGCCCTAACCCATCAGAGGACAGAACTAAACATGAAAGTGTACAGTATAGCTGAGGTGTTCTAACAGCTTGCTTTGCCAAAAGGGCACTGCTCCCTTTCCTCTGGCTCTCAGCATCTGCTGCTTACCCTGTACTAACTCTGGCAGACTCATTTCATAAGCAGATTCAGCACACGAAGCTGGCAAAAAAACTAACCCAGCAGAAAGTGGACGGTTTTTTGCTGGGTAATAAGTTGAGTTAGCTTAGTGAGGCTCTAATGAGGGCTGGGTTAATCAGAAAGCATGGGAAAGGGCAAAAGGACTATCCCTTTTATGTGTCCCCACCAAGCGGGCTGCTGCCTAAGGATGTAGTTTAATGCAGCATGAGTGAAAAGTTACTGATCTGCCTGTCCAAAGGTGGAGATCTTTGGGTTTGGGTTCTGCATCCTTTCAGAAGAACACTTGTATATTTAGGCTGGTTTTAGAGAAATGTGTCTTATCTGCCCAAAGAAGTGGGAGGGCTTGTCCTCAGTATAACGGCTTTAGTCTAACTGGATCTTTGGATGGCAAGGATTTTCTACTCTGACCAAATTTCTTATAAGGATAAGAATGTATCTTATGTTCTGaatattttttcctaactttCTTTTCCACTCAGCTTTACTGAAGAGAAAATAAGCTTTCTATAGTTAGATTTGGGCAATAGTGGTGGTTTTCAGCAGATTAAACAGAATGCAGTTAGCCTAACTTTGATAAAAGCTTGTTGCAGTGATGTCTATTGCTAGCTCTGTCCACTAGGTAGAACTTCTAACTTTGGAAGCTAGACCACTGTACTCTCCAGTTTTACAATAGCCTGCTCAGAATGACCGACAGTAGCGATGTGTGATAGTGATGAATGGAAAGTGAATAAAACTTGTGCAAGCAATTTGTGCCTATGAGAGGAAAGATGAATGCTTCACCATTCAGTTGGTGGTTTTTCTTCGAGTAGTCAGTGTCTAGACAGCCTTGCTATGGCTGTCTGTACTAAGGAACTAAAAGCTAAATCTATTGTGCATGTTAATAGTCCATTTAGACTGCATACTAGTAGAGTTACCTGCCTCACAACGGAATAACACTTGTTGACAAATATCAAGCATTCCATAAGCTTATTTGCTAGGAAACACATTCAAAAAAAGTAGCTGCctaatgtgtttgtttttttttaaagtaggtgTTCTCTGTATCAATGTAATTTAGAAGTGAATAAACTATAGATAAGGTATGCTTCCTTAGTCTGATATTATCTGAGTAGTTTTCTTTATGGAGGTACTGACATATTGTTAATACTGAACCTGACAAACTATACAGTTTAGCAGATGTTCATAATTGAAAGTATATTCAGTACTCTTGAGCAGTCTCTTTTCTCCTCAGTTACAgctcatacaattttttttaaataaaacattaaatcTGTGATACAGCTGAAAAGGGCATTTCAACACTCATCTGTGCAATATTGGTGGTCACAAGTGTGTGGGCCAGATCAGTTCCCTGATCCAACCTGGCCacatgggggtggggaggaggaaaagcCTGAGTGTTAGTATTGGTTCAAATCCTTAGCATCTGGGGGAACTGCTGCTGTCGAAACAGGTCTAAAACTTGAATCAGTATTGGTGCTTAGTTAACATAAGAGGTTTTTAAACTTCTGGGTAGTGCTctaatttgtatttaaaactaATTTGAACTCTGACTACCTGTGTTAAAATGGGAACTCAAATTTCTAAATATCTGGTTCTGAAACTTCTTTTTGACCTCTGTATGTGCTTCCCTGGGCAAGCTTGTTCTCTACCAGGACAACTTAGGAAGCTATTGTGCTGTTAAGACAAAGCAATCCCTCCCTCCTGTGGGAAGCTATTGCTCAATGTTTAAAACTGAGCACAGCAAATGGGAACTAAAAGTAGTTGACAGAACACAAGCAAAAGACTGACAGGACAGAGCCAGAAGACAAGACATGTTGGGAAAGAAACACCTTTCACCAGTCTTCCTACCAAAAAGGTAGTGGTGACAGGAAGCAGTGGAAATCCCTCTGAGAACTGAGACAAGAAAAATTGAGGCACTTCGAGTGATGAAGGAAGGTCAGTGCTCCTACTAAAAAATCCTAAACCACAAAACTGTAGCTCACCTGGTGATGGttcaattagaaaagaaaaaatccagttTAGTGTCTCTGGGATATATCATTGCAAGTGAATCTGACCGTGTTTATTACATAGTTCTGCATGTACTGGTCACACCAGCAATAGAGAAACTTAAGGGAAAAAGTCCAATATTGAAAATTCCTTAGTGCTTGGGGCAGGATGCCATCATTAGCATGAGTACTAATTTTACAAAATCGTTAAGTTACCTCTGCAGAATTTGAAAGGAATAATTTAAAACTCACTATCTAGGTTGCACTGCTTTGAGGTTTAAGGCTGTTTCTATAGACCTTGTTGATGTGAGCTATATATGCAGCGGTGTTTGTCTAAACTTATCCTGCAGTTATTCACAGATCTTAAAGGTAGCTGAGCTGCTTAAAGCTCAGAGCAGTGTTGTAGCTCAGTGTGCGTAGGGGTTGATTGCTTAATACTTGATTTCATATTGATCATCAGTGAAAATGTTCTGAATAAATATCTGTTCATAGCCCATGTTATTAATAGAAATGTCATCAATTTATAAGCACATAGGTTAACTTGTACCATAATCAACACCTTCAGATAGAGCATATCTGGTGTGAATAATAAGTTATTATAACACTAAAATTGGATTTTTGGTCTTGTCTGTCTTCTAAAATAGGTGATTGGCTAATTCCTACTTTGGCCGAGAATCAAGCAAAGTAGAACAAGTCCTATTATTCATAGGTAGACTTCTGGGGTGCGAGATAAGTGTCTGAATTCTTGGAAAGCTCTCCCCTTCTGTTCAGAGTAGATATTTTTTTTAGTTCTTAAAACATGTCAAATGTCCCTTTTCTGTTTTACAAATGTCAGTAGTGGGGGGGAAAAGGTTTGAAGAGTACTCTATAGGAGAAGGATctaaaaaaataagagaaatagaTATTCAACAAACAACTATATCTTCAACTAACAATGAATCAAGTTGAAACTTCTCAATCTGTTAACAGACAAAGTCAACACACCTGGCAAACTAGGGTTTAATTCACAGTAAGCTGATCCATACAGGTTACCAACAGGTTGAAAATTGGTTACTAAAAGTGCCAAAACTAAATACAGTAACATGAAAATACACACTTTATAGCAGTGTTTCCAAATAGTACCATGAAATGTTTGAAATGGAAGCTGCTAACAATTGAAATGTTTGTTTATATGATGAGGAAACAAACTGCATTTACTGTAATGCTTTATTTCTCCTTTCAAGTGAAGTCTCAGTTGAAGAGATCATACTGATCAGCTTATTGGTCTCAAATTGTTGGTAGCTGTTAAGATGGAGAAATTGTTGTCCCTAATAATGGACTTTATCTGATTTTATAAATGCTTATAACAATATTTTTATTGTAGGTAAGCAAGTGAGAACCAAATTGTCACAGGCCTTTAATCACTGGCTGAATGTTCCGGAAGATAAAATACAGGTATTCACCAATTTTTTTAAAGGGCTATTATCTATCTTGAAAGACTATAGATAATGGATTATTTTTTTACATAGCATAAACAGTCAGAAATCTTAAAAGCACTAATCGTTGAATACATTAAGCTTTCAGGAAAACAATTTTACTATGAAGCTTTGACTTTGGTGTAACACTAAGAAAGATTGCTGTGATTTCTCATGTGGAATAGCTACTTCGTTCAAAGTGTTCAGCCTGTTAAGCTGTTGATGAGCAATTACCATTGTAACCCACTTCTATTATTAATGCTGAGTTATGATTTATGAAATAAGCCAGATAGTTATCTTGTAAACTGCCTAAATATAGTAGTTGAAGATCATCTCTTATGGTTTTGATACAAAAATATCAAAGCCAACAGTTAAATCCTTTATAAACCATTTATTGTTCTGAGcccaaaactgtggaattgtgaTCATACCATCTAGGCTCCTTATTCCCTAACAAGAAGCATCAGAGCAGGATCTCCccttccctctttcttctttGACATCCCTGTGCAAGATAAGATGCATGGCAGTGTATTTGCACATCATGGCTTTCTCAAATGAAACAATCTCCTTTAGTCTAGACTGCAGTTCTGCCAAGCTATATCTCTAGGGTACAAAAGATTTTTCCATACCCAAGACTATGTAAGGAATTAAAATAACCAAATGTTTTTTGACAGTCTTATCCAGCTGGTCTTGTGTTAATTTCACTAACAGTTAAGCAGCAGTACCTTTAGTGTGTGTAAAGGAGCCCATGTTAGGGTAGCTTAAGAGTGGCACTTCAAGTCCTCAAGCAGTAAAGTGGTTCCAGTTATTTAAACAATGGAAGAAGAGGTTGCACTCATCTTGTAACTTGTATTTTTAACCTAGTCCATATAAATTTTTCGCCAGATTCATTCATCTGGCTTCCTGTTAGCCACTTTTATCCTTTTTGCTTAGCTACATATCCAAATATAACTTAAAATACACAATTTAGTATATACTATGTATGGGCTTATTCTAATATCACGGGGCCTAGGATAACCTCCCACTCAAAGCAACACTTGTTCCATAGCTGCATCAGGCTTCTCAGGGCCTTGTCAAGTTTTGATGAATCTCTGAAGATGGAGATTTCGCAGTCTTTCTGGGCACCTTTTCCAATGCTGAAACCTTTTCatggtgaagaatttttttccttatgtccagCTGGAATTTCCTATGCTGCAGTTTGTGACCACTGCCTATTGCCCTTTTGCTGagcacctgtgagaacagagctTAATATTCTGTCATGCACTATATTTAAAGCTGCAGTGCTTCTGCATGACTGGAAGTTTACTAGTTTGGCATGTCTCTTTAAACTGATCATGTAACAGTTTCTGAGAACTTAGACCCCTTGTTTTAGTTATCTTTACAAATCAAATTGATGCTTTAATGTTTCTTTTATCATGTATGCTGTTTGTGATGGAGCTcaatattttcattcttcaggTCATCAGAGGACAAAAATAAGATCCTGTACCTTCTAATCTGTATCTTGCCACAATTATTGCTTTTGTGCATAGTTGTACTAATTTCAGTAACTTCAGGTTGTGGAAGTTTGGGAGACTACCTCTAATCATCTTTTTGACATATCCCAACCTTTTTAAGACTTCCCtatgttcttcctgtttgtttgatTCCATGGTTAGGAAACTTGCTTCTATTCTTCTTAATTCTGCTATGCCTTACTTGTGTCAGAATATGATGCATATTTAAATCCTCCATGGGAAGTTTATTTTTTTGCCATTGATCATTCTCTCCATGTAGCTTGCCTAGACGAAGTATAATTGAGGCTACTGTTCCTTGGCAGTCAAGTCAGTTTTACTATTGGCTGCCACCATTTCACTCCGTTTCCAGCCAAGTGGTCTTTTTTTCACTTGCAACATCTCTGGTGCTCATCTTATCCTGCACTGAGATGTTTCACTTTGAGTTAGAGAAAATCAGGTTTGTCAGGTTAACTTTTGTCTACCAAGTTAATGCACTGAAATGACAGCACAGGGTCAAGCAACTTTCAAAGCTATTGCAGTTAAGGTATAAAGGCTGCAGCAGCCACTGATTAGATAGGGTTGGGTTATGAGAAAGCATAACACTGCACTGGTTCTTCAGCTCTTACTGTAAAGACCAGTCTTCCTATTTCCTCAGACTACTTCTTGATATCCTCTGGAAACTAAGCTTTTTCTGCTGTCTGAACCTCTTCTCTTCTTGCTTTCAACTTTGAAGTATTtttgatactgtcttttttttatggaagttCACAAGATAATTTAAACATAGTCATGAAGTACTGCTTATTTTAATGAAGCCTTAAGTGTCTGGAAGCTGCAAAAGTTCATGAAACTGCAAGAGTAAAATGAAATaggttaataaaaaaaactgtAGTAGGCTTGTACAAGGAATTTGCAGaatgaataaaagcaaaatacaggGGAACTCTCCTCATAGTACTGATAATGACATAATAGACTATAATGAATATTCACACAAATTATGTCACAAAGTTGCTTTTAAGTACTCTACCCTTTATGATAAAGTCAATGAGCAACAGTATTTCTTTACAGGTCAAAGTAGGCCTCATTTCTAACTTGTAGATAGTCATTAGTGCATCTTATAGTTTGTTCTTTATGCAGTCATGTGCATCTCCAGCAAACAACTCAattactggggtttttttgtttttaacctttgGAACAGTGGTCACTTAACACTAAATGTAGCTTGCTGCTCAAGAATGAATGCTTGCAGCAGCCAAGTCCCTCTACCACTTTATACAGCACTGAACAAATAGGGCCATGCTAGGTACTTGCCACTATTTAAACCATGGTCTTAGTGTATTTTTTCCAGAAGCAGAAGTTGTTTTGATGAATGACTCATTTGAGTGCAAAGCTTGTGGCTACCAAGTATAATTGCATGTTGGCTTCAAAATTATGTCTTAATCATGTGTTTTGCAGAGAGCTGATGCAGTACACAACTCTACGTCTGTAACCTTATTTCCATTTAAACAGGTGCTTGAATATACCTGTTCTTTGGATAGGAACTGTGTGACTAAACCATATATAATGTTAAAACTATTTCTTGAAGTGTCCTGCTTCGGAACAGCTCACTGCTTCTAGTCAAATGTCATCAGCTCCAGGGTTGACGTGCTTTTTGAGTATCTCAGTCTTTGCTATTGGCCTATCAGTAAAAAGTGTAAGGGTTTATGAACCTTTCCAAATGAAGTTTTAGCTGTTGCCTTTCTGCCAAGAATTTTCTAGGTCTTTCAGAGATAATAGTCAATGTCTAAAGAGCTCAATGCTAAAGATAACACAAAGTTTGGGGAAAGAAGGATGAACTCTCTCCACTTATCAAAACAGGCTTACATGACAGATGTGTTTTTGGCTGATACCTGACACAACTGACATTAGGAGATCCCAGGTTACTGAATCCAAACTCATTGCAACATTGTTGCCTCTATTTGTTTCTAATATCAACAGTTACTACGTAGTTTCTAGACAGTGCCCCATTTTAGAAGGATTGTAGCAGCAGTGGAAAGGAACAGATTAGTAGAAACAAGAGGAAGTTCCCTTTGAACCAGAGAACATTACCAAAGACAGGCAATGTTATCCAGGACTTGCAGCAAGTTGGCTGGTGAAGAGAATCATAAATCTGTACTGACAGTAAGAACAACAATGAATCTAAATGGGTGCTCCAGTGACAGTGAATACTGCACTTCAAAACCTAACCTCCAATTTTGTAAGACCTTACTTAAAATTGGTAAAGTTAGTGTGAgacttaattattttcttttcttgtaataGGTTATCATTGAAGTGACAGAGATGTTGCATAATGCAAGCCTACTTGTGGATGATATTGAAGATAACTCAAAGCTACGACGAGGCTTTCCAGTGGCACACAGTATCTATGGAATTCCATCAGTAATCAACTGTGCTAATTATGTGTATTTCCTTGGCTTAGAGAAGGTTTTAACCCTTGATCACCCAGATGCTGTTAAAGTTTTTACCCGTCAGCTACTGGAACTTCATAAAGGTCAAGGCTTGGATATTTACTGGAGGGATACTTACACATGTCCTACAGAAGCTGAATATAAAGCTATGGTACTGCAAAAGACAGGTGGTCTCTTTGGATTAGCTGTAGGCCTCATGCAGCTCTTTTCAAACtataaaaaagacttaaaaccACTTCTTAACACACTTGGTCTCTTCTTCCAAATAAGGGATGACTATGCCAACTTGCACTCCAAAGAATATAGTG is drawn from Apteryx mantelli isolate bAptMan1 chromosome 3, bAptMan1.hap1, whole genome shotgun sequence and contains these coding sequences:
- the GGPS1 gene encoding geranylgeranyl pyrophosphate synthase isoform X3 codes for the protein MKEGKQVRTKLSQAFNHWLNVPEDKIQVIIEVTEMLHNASLLVDDIEDNSKLRRGFPVAHSIYGIPSVINCANYVYFLGLEKVLTLDHPDAVKVFTRQLLELHKGQGLDIYWRDTYTCPTEAEYKAMVLQKTGGLFGLAVGLMQLFSNYKKDLKPLLNTLGLFFQIRDDYANLHSKEYSENKSFCEDLTEGKFSFPTIHAIWSRPESTQVQNILRQRTENIDIKKYCVHYLENVGSFEYTRNTLKELESEAYKQIESLGGNPELVALVEHLSKMFKENEN
- the GGPS1 gene encoding geranylgeranyl pyrophosphate synthase isoform X1, whose translation is MDGMDETSKRILLEPYQYLLQLPGKQVRTKLSQAFNHWLNVPEDKIQVIIEVTEMLHNASLLVDDIEDNSKLRRGFPVAHSIYGIPSVINCANYVYFLGLEKVLTLDHPDAVKVFTRQLLELHKGQGLDIYWRDTYTCPTEAEYKAMVLQKTGGLFGLAVGLMQLFSNYKKDLKPLLNTLGLFFQIRDDYANLHSKEYSENKSFCEDLTEGKFSFPTIHAIWSRPESTQVQNILRQRTENIDIKKYCVHYLENVGSFEYTRNTLKELESEAYKQIESLGGNPELVALVEHLSKMFKENEN
- the GGPS1 gene encoding geranylgeranyl pyrophosphate synthase isoform X2, producing the protein MKHSQHEDYLLAVLCGKQVRTKLSQAFNHWLNVPEDKIQVIIEVTEMLHNASLLVDDIEDNSKLRRGFPVAHSIYGIPSVINCANYVYFLGLEKVLTLDHPDAVKVFTRQLLELHKGQGLDIYWRDTYTCPTEAEYKAMVLQKTGGLFGLAVGLMQLFSNYKKDLKPLLNTLGLFFQIRDDYANLHSKEYSENKSFCEDLTEGKFSFPTIHAIWSRPESTQVQNILRQRTENIDIKKYCVHYLENVGSFEYTRNTLKELESEAYKQIESLGGNPELVALVEHLSKMFKENEN
- the GGPS1 gene encoding geranylgeranyl pyrophosphate synthase isoform X4, which gives rise to MKIICLLCFVVIIEVTEMLHNASLLVDDIEDNSKLRRGFPVAHSIYGIPSVINCANYVYFLGLEKVLTLDHPDAVKVFTRQLLELHKGQGLDIYWRDTYTCPTEAEYKAMVLQKTGGLFGLAVGLMQLFSNYKKDLKPLLNTLGLFFQIRDDYANLHSKEYSENKSFCEDLTEGKFSFPTIHAIWSRPESTQVQNILRQRTENIDIKKYCVHYLENVGSFEYTRNTLKELESEAYKQIESLGGNPELVALVEHLSKMFKENEN
- the GGPS1 gene encoding geranylgeranyl pyrophosphate synthase isoform X5, giving the protein MLHNASLLVDDIEDNSKLRRGFPVAHSIYGIPSVINCANYVYFLGLEKVLTLDHPDAVKVFTRQLLELHKGQGLDIYWRDTYTCPTEAEYKAMVLQKTGGLFGLAVGLMQLFSNYKKDLKPLLNTLGLFFQIRDDYANLHSKEYSENKSFCEDLTEGKFSFPTIHAIWSRPESTQVQNILRQRTENIDIKKYCVHYLENVGSFEYTRNTLKELESEAYKQIESLGGNPELVALVEHLSKMFKENEN